GCGGGGGCGCAGCTCGAAGACGTCGGTGCCGGGGCTGCCGAGGGTCTCGCCGAGGATGGAGACGGTGCCCGCGCTGGGGAAGAGGTAGGTGGAGGCGATGTTCAGGAGGGTCGTCTTGCCGGCCCCGTTGGGACCGAGGATGACCCAGCGCTCGCCCTCCTTGACCGACCAGGAGACCTGGTCCACCAGAGCCCGGCCCTCACGGACCACAGATACGTCCTGAAGCTCCAGAACATCGCTCATGAGCGCGTTGTCTCCCCTTGCAGTGTGGCCGGTCGGTTGTCGCGGGCGCCGGTGGCTCGGACCGCTGCGCATGGGTGGGCGCGGCCTCTCCGGGAAAATCTACGCCACCGGTCGGGCGACCCGATCCATCGGTCCGGTCCTTAGGGTGGGGGCATGCTCTCGGAACCGCGCTCTGGTCGCCTTGCCGCTTGGGGAAATGCCCTGTTGGCCGGACTTGTCTCGCCGGACGACGCCGTACTCGCCATCGTCGGCGAGGACGCCGTGCACCGGGTGGAGGGGCTGCCCGGTGAATCGGCGCCCGTCGGACTCACACTCGCGCTGGGGCGGCTGCGGGCGCTCGGGGTGAACGGGCTGCGGGTGGCACTGCCCGCGCCGGGACATCCGCTGGGGTTGAGCGGACCGCCGGAGTTCAACACGCGGGCGCTGGAGGCGGAGGAGGCCGTGGTCTGTCACGGCGCCGGGTACGGGCTGGTGCCGGAGGTGTACGAAGCCGGGCCTGACGGTGATGTACATGTCGAGGTCGTATGGCACTGCCTGCCGGTGCGGGAGGCTCCGCCGGCCGATGTGCCGTCGCTGGGCGAGGCGGAGCGGGAGCTGGCGGAGGCCCTGCGGGACGCCACGGCGGTGCTGGCGCGGCTGGACCTGGCGGGATCGGGGCCGGTGGCGGAGGCGGCGATCGACGCGTACCGGGCTCGGGCCGAGCGGGGGCGGGAGGTCCTGGCGCCGGGGTATCCGCCCCGGGCGGTGCGGGTGCTGGAGCTGGCGCAGCGGGTGGGGCTGCTGGTGTCCCTCGCCTATGAGAACGGGCCCGGGGGTGCGGTCAGCTCCGCGGAGATGGCGGTGCGGGCGGAGGCCTTGCGGCCGGTCGAGCGGACGGGGCGGCGGGCTCAGGTCGCCGCGTACAACTCCGTTGTGGAGGAGCGGGAGCAGGGGGTTCGGTGAGCGTCGGTACTTGGGTGCTCCGGGTTGGTGTGAACCTCTGGGGGCTGGGCCCCCAGGCCCCCCTTCGGCCCTGAAGGGGCCTCGTCCTCAAACGCCGGACGGGCTGGATCGTCGGCGGCGTTGCAGGGTCGCGGTATGCCGAGTGCCGGACGGGCTGGGTGTCGGGCGGTGTTGGAAAGACGCGGTATGCAGAGGGGCCCACGCGTCGTGTCCGACGCGTGGGCCCCTCTGTGGTGCGGCTGCGAACTCAGTCGTTGAGGCAGGTGTTGCCGAACGCCGGGTTCAGGGCGCCGATCGCGTTGATCGTGTTGCCACAGAGGTTGATCGGGATGTTGATCGGCACCTGGACGACGTTGCCCGAGATGACGCCCGGCGACTTCACGGCCGCGCCTTCGGCACCCGCGTCGGCGACGGCGGCACCGGCCGAGGCGCCCGCGGCGATGCCCGCGACGGTGAGGGCCACGGCAGCCTTTTTGGCGATGTTCATGGGAAGTGTTCCTCCTGCGTTTGCGTGTCCGACCCGGCCGCGGGTCGTGCGCTGCCCAACGCGGGAGTGATCGGGAACGATGCGGGGCCCGCCGCGAAGACACCTCGTTCGGATCATTGGAGCGACAAACAGACCGGCCTCCCTCGGTGGGGGCCGAGGAAGGCCGGAGGTCACCGCGGGTGCGGGCGGGACCTCAGTGGTTGAGACCCAGGTTGCCGAAGGCCGGGTTCAGCACGCCGATGACGTTCACGCTGTTGCCGACCACGTTGACCGGGACGTGCACCGGGGCCTGGACGAGATTGCCCGAGACGACGCCCGGCGAGCCCTTGGCCTCGCCGAGGGCGGTGGCGCCGTCGGTGGCGGAGGCCATGCCGGCACCCGCGGCCATCAGCCCGCCGGCCACCATCGTCACGGCCGCTGCCTTCTTCAGGTTCTTCACTTCTGACCCCTCCTAGCGATTGCCGCGGCAGTCGCCGCGGCACGCACTGGAGAACGGCGGCGAGCCACGAAGGATGCGCCATCCGGGGGACATTCCCACGACGGTATGAATCTCGGATCGGAAGATGACCTTCCGCGTTGCCTCAGCGGGTCACGCCATGGCGTACGGCCCAGAGCGCGGCCTGGGTGCGGTCCGCGAGGTCGAGCTTCATCAGGATGTTCGAGACGTGTGTCTTGACCGTCTTCTCGGAGAGGACCAGGGCCCGGGCGATCTCGCGGTTCGAGCGGCCGTCCGCTATCAGGCCGAGCACCTCGCGCTCGCGTTCCGTGAGCGCGCCGCCTCTGCCCTGGCCCGAGGTGCCCTCGTCCTGGGAGAGGAGTGCCCCGGCGACCTCCGGCTGGAGCAGGATGTGGCCGGCGTGGACCGAGCGGATGGCGCCGGCGAGCGCGTCGGGGTCCACGTCCTTGTAGACGTACCCGGCGGCACCCGCGCGCAGGGCGGGGACCACCGTGCGCTGTTCGGTGAAGCTGGTGACGATCAGCACGCGCGCGGGGTTGGCGAGGTCGCGGAGTCTGCGGAGGGCCTCGACGCCGTCCATGCCGGGCATCTTGACGTCCATCAGCACGACGTCGGGCTTCAACTCCTCGGCGAGTGAGACTCCTTCGGCGCCGTCGGCGGCCTCTCCGACGACCTCGATGTCGTCCTGCACCTCCAGGAAGGTGCGCAGGCCCCGGCGGACGACCTGATGGTCGTCGACGAGCAGCACCTTGATTGCGTCAGCCACCGGGAGCCTCCATCTCGATCGTGGTGCCCTTGCCGGGCACCGATTCCACTGTGAGCGTGCCACCGACCCCGCTCGCCCGGTCCCGCATCGACACCAGCCCGAGGTGGCGGCCGGCCCGGCGGACCGTCGTCGGGTCGAAGCCGCCGCCGTCGTCCGTGACGCGCAGGACCGTGCCCGGGCCGCGCTTGCCGAGGCTCACCTCGACGTGCTGCGCCCCGGAGTGACGCAGTGCGTTGTGCAGTGCCTCCTGGGCGACCCGCAGCAGGGCCTCCTCCTGCGCGGCGGGCAGCGCGCGGACGCCCCGACTGGTGAACGTCACGCGCGCGGTGTGGGCGCGGTCGAGGACCTGGATGTGGGTGCGGAGGGTGGCGACGAGGCCGTCCTCGTCGAGGGCTGCGGGGCGCAACTCCACGACGGCGGCGCGCAGTTCGTCGGCGGCCTCGGCGGCGAGCACGGCGACCTGCTGGAGTTCGCCCTTCGCGCGGGCGGGGTCGCGGTCGACGAGCGCGGTGGCGGCCTGGGCCGTCAGGCGCAGGGAGAACAGCTTCTGGCTCACCGCGTCGTGCAGTTCGTGGGCCAGCCGGGAGCGTTCCTCGGCGATCGTCAGTTCACGGCTGCGCTCGTACAGGCGGGCGTTGGTGAGGGCTATCGCGGCGTGCTGGGCGAGGATCGAGAGCAGTTCCTCGTCGTCCTCGGTGAAGCCGCAGCCGCCTCGGGGCTTGGCGCAGTTCTTGTTGGCCAGGAACAGGGCGCCGAGGACCTCGTCGCCGTCCCGGACGGGCAGGCCCAGGAAGTCGGACATCTCGGGGTGGGCGGACGGCCAGCCCTCGAAGCGCGGGTCCTTGCGGACGTCGGCGAGGCGCTGGGGCCGCGCCTCCTGGAGCATCGCCGCCAGGATGCCGTGCTGGCGGGGCAGCGGGCCGATGGCCTTCCACTGCTCCTCGCCGACACCGTCGACGACGAACTGGGCGAAGCCGCCGTGGTCGTCGGGGACGCCGAGGGCGGCGTACTGCGCGTCCAGCAGTTCACGGGCGGAGGCGACGATCGTCTTGAGGACGTCGCGGACCTCGAGGTGCCTGCTCATGGCCAGCAGCGCGGAGCTCACCGCGGCGAGGCCGGACCGGGGGCCTTGACTCATGCCCTCACGGTACCGGCGGGGTGTGACAGCGCGGATCGGACCTGTGACGGCCAGGGGCTGGGGCGGAGGACCTAGGTCCGAGGTCCCGGGTACCGCGGCCTAGGGCGAGGGGACCGGGTGCGCGGGCGTACGACGAAGGGCCCGTCCGGCTTGCGTCCCGCGTCCGAGGCGCGGGCCGGGGGCCGGTTCCTACGTTGGGATCACCGCCGGACGGAGGCGGTCGGACGAGGGGACGGTTGTCATGCCGGTTGCGATCATCACGGGTGCGTCGAAGGGGCTGGGGCGGGCGCTGGCCGAGGCACTGGCCGCACGGGGCTGGGATCTGGTGCTCGACGCCAGGACCGCGGAGGTGCTGAAGGAGACGGCGGCGGCCGTGGCGGCGCACGGGACCCGGGTCGAGGCCCGCGCGGGGGACGTCACGGATGCGGCGCACCGGGCCGAGCTGGTGGCGGCCGCGTGGCGGCTCGGAGGCTGCGACCTGCTGGTGAACAACGCGAGCGCGCTGGGCGCCGAGCCGCTGGTGCGGCTGGCCGAGCTGCCCCTGGACGGGCTGCGGCGGGCGCTGGAGGTGAATGTCGTGGCGGCGCTGGGCCTGGTCCAGGAGGCGCTGCCGCTGCTGCACGGGGCGCGGGAGGGCGCGGTCATCACCGTCAGTTCGGACGCGGCCGCCGAGGCGTACGAGACGTGGGGCGGCTACGGGGCGTCCAAGGCGGCCCTGGACCATCTCGCGGCGGTGCTCGGTGCGGAGGAGCCGGGGCTGCGGGTGTGGGCGGTGGACCCCGGGGACATGGCCACGGACCTGTACGCGGCGGCCGTACCGGAGGACGACGATCCGCGGCCGGATCCGGCCGGTGTGGCGCCGGCCTTCCTGCGGCTGCTGGACGAGCGCCCGGCGAGCGGGCGGTACGGGGCTCCGGCCCTGCTGGAGGGACGGCGATGACGCTGGCCGTGCAGCGGGTTCCGGAGGAGCTGTCGGCGCGGGTGCCGGCCGAGCAGCGCGGGCCGGGGCGGGACCGGGACGACGTACGGCTGCTGGTGTCGCGGGGGACGGAGGCGTCGCATCACGCGTTCCGGGAGCTGCCGTGTCTGCTGCGGGCCGGGGACCTGCTCGTGGTGAACACCTCGCCGACGCTGGCGGCGGCCGTGGACGGGCGGGTCGGGCACGCACGCGTGGTGGTGCACTTCTCCACGCGCGGTGACGACGGACGGTGGGCCGTGGAGCTGCGGGACCCGGACGGGAAGGGCACCACCCGCGCGCGTGCGGGCGGGCCCGCGGGGATCGAGGTGCGGCTGGCCGGGGGTGTGCGGCTGGCGCTGGAGGAGCCGCTGAGCCCGGGGAGCGGGCGGCTGTGGTGGGCGCGGGTGTCCCCTGCCGGGGCGGTGCCCGGGCTGCTGCGGGAGTACGGGCGGCCCATCCGTTACTCCTACACGGAGCGGGATCAGCCGCTGTCCGTCTACCAGACGGTGTTCGCGCTGCCCTCGGCCGACGGGTCGGGCAGTGCGGAGATGCCGAGTGCGGCGCGGCCCTTCACCGCGGGGCTGGTGGCGGAGCTGGTGAGCCGGGGGGTGCAGTTCGCGCCGATCACCCTGCACACCGGGGTCGCCTCGGCGGAGGTGCACGAGCCGCCGTACCCGGAGCGGTTCGCGGTGCCCGAGGAGTCGGCGCGGCTGATCAACGCCGTGCGGAGTGGTGGGGGGAGACGGGCCGGCGGGCGGGTGATCGCGGTGGGGACGACCGCCGTGCGGGCCGTGGAGTCGGCGGCCGGGGCGGACGGGGTCGTACGCGCGCGGGCGGGATGGACGGATCTCGTGGTCACCCCCGCGCGCGGGGTGCGGGTGGTGGACGGGCTGCTGACCGGGCTGCACGAGCCGGAGGCCTCGCATCTGCTGATGCTGGAGGCGGTGGCGGGGCGGGCCGCGATCAGCCGTGGCTACGACGAGGCGCTGGGCGGGCGCTATCTGTGGCACGAGTTCGGGGACGTGCACCTCGTCCTTCCGGAGGAGAACACTGACACAGAGCATTGCTCGGGCAACTATCAGTGAGAAC
The sequence above is a segment of the Streptomyces asoensis genome. Coding sequences within it:
- a CDS encoding S-adenosylmethionine:tRNA ribosyltransferase-isomerase gives rise to the protein MTLAVQRVPEELSARVPAEQRGPGRDRDDVRLLVSRGTEASHHAFRELPCLLRAGDLLVVNTSPTLAAAVDGRVGHARVVVHFSTRGDDGRWAVELRDPDGKGTTRARAGGPAGIEVRLAGGVRLALEEPLSPGSGRLWWARVSPAGAVPGLLREYGRPIRYSYTERDQPLSVYQTVFALPSADGSGSAEMPSAARPFTAGLVAELVSRGVQFAPITLHTGVASAEVHEPPYPERFAVPEESARLINAVRSGGGRRAGGRVIAVGTTAVRAVESAAGADGVVRARAGWTDLVVTPARGVRVVDGLLTGLHEPEASHLLMLEAVAGRAAISRGYDEALGGRYLWHEFGDVHLVLPEENTDTEHCSGNYQ
- a CDS encoding SDR family NAD(P)-dependent oxidoreductase gives rise to the protein MPVAIITGASKGLGRALAEALAARGWDLVLDARTAEVLKETAAAVAAHGTRVEARAGDVTDAAHRAELVAAAWRLGGCDLLVNNASALGAEPLVRLAELPLDGLRRALEVNVVAALGLVQEALPLLHGAREGAVITVSSDAAAEAYETWGGYGASKAALDHLAAVLGAEEPGLRVWAVDPGDMATDLYAAAVPEDDDPRPDPAGVAPAFLRLLDERPASGRYGAPALLEGRR
- the chpE gene encoding chaplin ChpE, which encodes MKNLKKAAAVTMVAGGLMAAGAGMASATDGATALGEAKGSPGVVSGNLVQAPVHVPVNVVGNSVNVIGVLNPAFGNLGLNH
- a CDS encoding response regulator; this encodes MADAIKVLLVDDHQVVRRGLRTFLEVQDDIEVVGEAADGAEGVSLAEELKPDVVLMDVKMPGMDGVEALRRLRDLANPARVLIVTSFTEQRTVVPALRAGAAGYVYKDVDPDALAGAIRSVHAGHILLQPEVAGALLSQDEGTSGQGRGGALTEREREVLGLIADGRSNREIARALVLSEKTVKTHVSNILMKLDLADRTQAALWAVRHGVTR
- a CDS encoding GAF domain-containing sensor histidine kinase, yielding MSQGPRSGLAAVSSALLAMSRHLEVRDVLKTIVASARELLDAQYAALGVPDDHGGFAQFVVDGVGEEQWKAIGPLPRQHGILAAMLQEARPQRLADVRKDPRFEGWPSAHPEMSDFLGLPVRDGDEVLGALFLANKNCAKPRGGCGFTEDDEELLSILAQHAAIALTNARLYERSRELTIAEERSRLAHELHDAVSQKLFSLRLTAQAATALVDRDPARAKGELQQVAVLAAEAADELRAAVVELRPAALDEDGLVATLRTHIQVLDRAHTARVTFTSRGVRALPAAQEEALLRVAQEALHNALRHSGAQHVEVSLGKRGPGTVLRVTDDGGGFDPTTVRRAGRHLGLVSMRDRASGVGGTLTVESVPGKGTTIEMEAPGG
- a CDS encoding chaplin — encoded protein: MNIAKKAAVALTVAGIAAGASAGAAVADAGAEGAAVKSPGVISGNVVQVPINIPINLCGNTINAIGALNPAFGNTCLND